A genomic region of Bombus terrestris chromosome 12, iyBomTerr1.2, whole genome shotgun sequence contains the following coding sequences:
- the LOC100648064 gene encoding uncharacterized protein LOC100648064, with protein MNWTDLPKEINEDFVSYKGDYDFPQYLSDEKEWVNFKHKNFEDNIEIFEPFLIMELYRFIPYFEGKHVKFHPLNMPYIKIRKIEIVGFVIDVTEDPKYYEYHVDDGTGNIIIYYEKEDFKRAALRRKKIDTKYNKCAKNIDIKSLKTQKCPKHLPNPRPKFIYSPETSISDIAIFEHNWSLETNNGTLGRKLKRCAHVHAVGYCTFDFMYTKKSSEEITCEDLFNAKLYFLANRITCISEHKYNKILLLWINTVVRRRYDENLNEAASSSKT; from the exons ATGAATTGGACGGATTTACCAAAAGAAATCAACGAAGATTTTGTTTCATACAAAGGAGATTATGATTTTCCCCAATATCTATCTGATGAAAAAGAGTGGGTCAATTTCaaacataaaaattttgaag ataatatagaaatttttgaacCCTTCTTAATAATGGAATTGTATAGATTTATACCTTATTTTGAGGGTAAACATGTCAAATTTCATCCTCTTAATATGCcttatattaaaataagaaaaatagaaatagtcGGATTTGTGATAGATGTTACTGAAGATCCTAAATATTATGAATATCATG ttGATGATGGAacaggaaatattattatttattatgagaAAGAAGATTTCAAAAGAGCTGCACtgcgaagaaagaaaattgacactaaatataataaatgtgcAAAGAATATAGATATTAAATCGTTAAAAACTCAAAAATGCCCAAAACATTTACCAAATCCCCGTccaaaatttatatattctcctGAAACAAGTATATCTGATATAGCT ATTTTTGAACATAATTGGTCACTGGAGACAAATAATGGGACATTGGGTAGAAAACTAAAACGTTGTGCTCATGTACACGCAGTAGGTTACTGTACATTTGATTTTATGTATACAAAGAAATCAAGTGAAGAAATTACATGTGAAGATTTATTCAATGCCAAACTATATTTTCTCGCAAACAGAATTACTTGCATAAGTGaacacaaatataataaaatattgcttttGTGGATAAATACAGTTGTTAGAAGACGATatgatgaaaatttaaatgaagCAGCATCTTCTTCCAAAACATAG
- the LOC100651726 gene encoding TIP41-like protein isoform X2, which translates to MTAVKVHGGIDILRLPVNQEEHVFPPWHIKYTQSHILHSKCSRSENGCGDKDADACQFCIFSRTLELPHMPDMVFPNNILTLKHQDGASMQFNALDALRTVSNGKINIQLACAEAWKESRSESSEYLEEKVKPFDWTFTSNYTGTISNFEIQETNERIDVDKLKRRDKILFYHDLTLFEDELHDNGIAVCSVKIRVMPTSFFILLRYFLRIDGVMLRINDTRLYHEFGQDYILREYTSREARVEEIRVPPSLFVEPSEIAPHLPLTGCQYHKLVMMSSKTELVTNNDNELVNEIVTASVTARANISEIDNSVT; encoded by the exons ATGACAGCAGTGAAAGTTCATGGTGGAATTGACATTTTGAGGCTTCCTGTTAATCAAGAAGAACATGTATTTCCTCCATGGCATATCAAATACACACAGTCGCACATACTTCATTCTAAATGTTCTAGGAGTGAAAATGGTTGTGGCGATAAGGATGCTGATGCCTGTCAATTTTGCAT TTTCAGCCGCACTTTAGAATTACCACACATGCCAGACATGGTATTTCcaaataatatattaactttaaaACATCAGGATGGTGCATCCATGCAATTCAATGCATTAGATGCTTTGAGAACTGTATcaaatggaaaaattaatattcaattagcATGTGCAGAAGCTTGGAAAGAATCCAG ATCAGAAAGCAGTGAATATttggaagaaaaagtaaaacCATTTGATTGGACATTTACCAGTAATTATACTGGGACGATATCTAATTTTGAAATTCAGGAAACTAATGAACGAATTGATGTGGATAAATTAAAAAGGAGAGATAAAATTCTGTTTTATCATGATTTAACATTGTTTGAAGATGAACTTCATGACAATGGCATTGCAGTTTGCTCTGTAAAAATT CGAGTTATGCCAACTagctttttcattttattgagATATTTTCTGAGAATTGATGGTGTAATGTTGAGGATAAATGATACGCGGCTGTATCATGAATTTGGTCAAGATTATATATTAAGAGAATATACATCAAGAGAAGCCAGGGTTGAAGAAATACGC gTTCCACCATCACTTTTTGTAGAGCCAAGCGAAATAGCACCACATTTACCCTTAACTGGATGTCAGTACCATAAGCTAGTAATGATGTCAAGTAAAACAGAATTAGTCACAAACAACGACAACGAATTGGTTAATGAAATAGTAACAGCCAGTGTGACAGCTAGAGCTAATATAAGTGAAATAGATAATTCTGTTACctaa
- the LOC100651726 gene encoding TIP41-like protein isoform X1 translates to MYIQTVYNSLYNIIITVNEIKINQIMTAVKVHGGIDILRLPVNQEEHVFPPWHIKYTQSHILHSKCSRSENGCGDKDADACQFCIFSRTLELPHMPDMVFPNNILTLKHQDGASMQFNALDALRTVSNGKINIQLACAEAWKESRSESSEYLEEKVKPFDWTFTSNYTGTISNFEIQETNERIDVDKLKRRDKILFYHDLTLFEDELHDNGIAVCSVKIRVMPTSFFILLRYFLRIDGVMLRINDTRLYHEFGQDYILREYTSREARVEEIRVPPSLFVEPSEIAPHLPLTGCQYHKLVMMSSKTELVTNNDNELVNEIVTASVTARANISEIDNSVT, encoded by the exons ATGTATATACAAACAGTATATAACagtttatacaatattattataacagttaatgaaataaaaataaatcag atcATGACAGCAGTGAAAGTTCATGGTGGAATTGACATTTTGAGGCTTCCTGTTAATCAAGAAGAACATGTATTTCCTCCATGGCATATCAAATACACACAGTCGCACATACTTCATTCTAAATGTTCTAGGAGTGAAAATGGTTGTGGCGATAAGGATGCTGATGCCTGTCAATTTTGCAT TTTCAGCCGCACTTTAGAATTACCACACATGCCAGACATGGTATTTCcaaataatatattaactttaaaACATCAGGATGGTGCATCCATGCAATTCAATGCATTAGATGCTTTGAGAACTGTATcaaatggaaaaattaatattcaattagcATGTGCAGAAGCTTGGAAAGAATCCAG ATCAGAAAGCAGTGAATATttggaagaaaaagtaaaacCATTTGATTGGACATTTACCAGTAATTATACTGGGACGATATCTAATTTTGAAATTCAGGAAACTAATGAACGAATTGATGTGGATAAATTAAAAAGGAGAGATAAAATTCTGTTTTATCATGATTTAACATTGTTTGAAGATGAACTTCATGACAATGGCATTGCAGTTTGCTCTGTAAAAATT CGAGTTATGCCAACTagctttttcattttattgagATATTTTCTGAGAATTGATGGTGTAATGTTGAGGATAAATGATACGCGGCTGTATCATGAATTTGGTCAAGATTATATATTAAGAGAATATACATCAAGAGAAGCCAGGGTTGAAGAAATACGC gTTCCACCATCACTTTTTGTAGAGCCAAGCGAAATAGCACCACATTTACCCTTAACTGGATGTCAGTACCATAAGCTAGTAATGATGTCAAGTAAAACAGAATTAGTCACAAACAACGACAACGAATTGGTTAATGAAATAGTAACAGCCAGTGTGACAGCTAGAGCTAATATAAGTGAAATAGATAATTCTGTTACctaa